The Hoplias malabaricus isolate fHopMal1 chromosome 9, fHopMal1.hap1, whole genome shotgun sequence genome contains a region encoding:
- the LOC136707211 gene encoding sorting nexin-16-like, with protein sequence MAGPFVPVPYPMEMCPSSHHSRLGYRRTSSLSNLTASSDSLSQNIWVRRGLRRLNSTENGASRESLYDRPPIATLVGYEVMEERAKFTVYKVLVRRAPDESWVIFRRYTDFSRLNDKLKEAFPQFRLALPPKRWFKDNYDMNFLEERQLGLQAFLQNLVAHKDITDSDSVRAFLCLDDPPGPFDSLEESRAYCETLEETNHRLQRELLDKQREIDSLRRILQNRELQISKLEQTMHGMSSSQTELREMTESSADMRVKAEADRVGVNKETDYMRNPERSLQIQFTKRSYGACWSGPATENQDCVCYQTVVEDQL encoded by the exons ATGGCCGGGCCGTTTGTCCCCGTCCCATACCCCATGGAGATGTGTCCCTCATCCCATCACTCAAGACTCGGATACAGGAGAACATCCAGCCTGAGCAACCTCACTGCCAGCTCAGACTCTCTGTCTCAAAACATATGGGTGAGGAGAGGGCTGAGGAGGCTCAACAGCACGGAGAACGGAGCCAGTCGAGAAAGTCTTTATGACAGACCACCCATAGCTACCTTAGTGGGCTACGAGGTCATGGAGGAACGGGCAAAGTTTACA GTCTATAAGGTGTTGGTGAGGCGAGCACCTGACGAGAGCTGGGTGATTTTCCGACGATACACTGACTTCTCCAGACTCAATGACAAG ctcaaAGAAGCATTCCCCCAATTCCGGCTTGCTTTGCCGCCCAAGCGTTGGTTCAAAGACAACTATGACATGAACTTCCTAGAGGAGAGACAGCTGGGTCTTCAGGCTTTCCTGCAGAACCTTGTAGCCCACAAAGACATCACTGACAG TGATTCAGTGAGAGCGTTCTTGTGCCTGGATGACCCCCCTGGTCCTTTTGACAGTCTGGAAGAGAGCAGG GCTTACTGTGAGACTCTGGAGGAGACCAACCATCGCCTGCAGAGGGAGCTGCTGGACAAGCAGCGAGAGATCGACTCTCTGAGAAGAATCCTACAGAACCGAGAGCTCCAGATCAGCAAACTGGAGCAAACAATGCA TGGCATGTCCAGCTCCCAAACGGAGCTCAGAGAGATGACTGAGAGCAGTGCTGACATGAGAGTGAAAGCAGAAGCTGACAGAGTGGGAGTTAATAAAGAGACAGACTACATGAGGAACCCAGAGAGAAG TTTACAGATCCAGTTTACAAAGAGAAGTTATGGAGCTTGCTGGAGTGGACCAGCGACTGAGAACCAAGACTGTGTCTGTTACCAAACAGTTGTAGAAGACCAGCTGTAA
- the asip2b gene encoding agouti-signaling protein 2b: MLSVFWGQVRLKHQTVCRMLIFNLRLQCVRGVMADRMSVGLCFSLCFVLSVVQSTAVTQKKHENDVHLRHISFRTGTQSQDKPKRLFARTHYLSAQHLHASRPKAEPVVVAPVPVRRCAGLMESCSGRTPCCEPCASCHCRLFNTICHCWRLGGCPKKT; the protein is encoded by the exons ATGTTGTCTGTTTTTTGGGGCCAAGTCCGATTGAAGCATCAAACCGTTTGCCGTATGTTGATCTTTAACCTTCGCCTGCAGTGTGTGAGAGGTGTGATGGCGGACAGGATGAGTGTGggtctgtgtttttctctctgctttgtttTGTCTGTGGTTCAGTCCACCGCAGTAACGCAGAAAAAACACGAAAACGACGTGCACCTCCGTCACATCTCCTTCAGAACAG GGACACAGAGCCAGGACAAACCAAAGCGACTCTTCGCCAGGACACACTACCTGTCTGCGCAGCACCTCCATGCATCA AGGCCAAAGGCTGAGCCGGTGGTTGTGGCTCCTGTGCCCGTGCGGCGCTGCGCTGGGCTGATGGAGAGCTGCTCCGGACGGACGCCCTGCTGCGAGCCCTGTGCCTCCTGCCACTGTCGACTATTTAACACCATCTGCCACTGTTGGCGACTGGGGGGCTGCCCCAAGAAAACCTAA